One part of the Astatotilapia calliptera chromosome 9, fAstCal1.2, whole genome shotgun sequence genome encodes these proteins:
- the rnf32 gene encoding RING finger protein 32 isoform X1, protein MALRKNLKSNASSKLVITSAAFQDHIMRSLLHPDFSLSDPLRRHSRGKHPQVREGVEERDLQRRHEQEEREYVLDPAPPPLTLAQKLGLVASPRERLTEDEWTRVKERSVQQEESAQPCAICREEFQLQPQVLLSCSHVFHRACLQAFERFSGRKRCPLCRREPYETRVISDAARLFQHRCATRIQAYWRGYMARKWYRTIKKTICPKDKRLRRQFFESRLQELNDSFVRYCHTDTEAFLSDIDRSLSSSRRVFQQLERKSVSEPQENDWDRIKSQVIQRGVWDCPICLTALSNLSLPTVSARSNHQQRRPTVLLSCSHLFHQLCLEAFEAFSADSRPLCPLCRSAYHKKPI, encoded by the exons ATGGCATTGCGGAAG AACTTAAAATCCAATGCAAGCAGCAAATTGGTAATCACCTCAGCTGCTTTCCAAGACCACATAATGCGAAGCCTGCTGCATCCAGATTTCTCACTTTCTGACCCTTTGCGGAGACACAGTAGAGGCAAACATCCCCAGGTGAGAGAAGGAGTGGAAGAAAGGGATCTGCAAAGGCGACATGAGCAAGAAGAGAGAGAATACGTGCTTGACCCTGCTCCACCGCCGTTAACTTTAG ctCAAAAGTTAGGTTTGGTGGCCTCCCCTAGAGAAAGACTGACAGAGGATGAGTGGACCCGGGTCAAAGAAAGGTCCGTTCAGCAGGAGGAATCAGCTCAGCCCTGTGCAATATGCAGGGAGGAGTTTCAACTCCAGCCTCAG GTTTTGCTATCCTGCTCTCACGTTTTCCACCGAGCGTGTCTGCAGGCCTTTGAGAGGTTTTCTGGGCGGAAGCGCTGCCCGCTGTGCAGAAGGGAGCCATATGAAACACGTGTCATCAGCGATGCAGCTCGCCTTTTCCAACATCGGTGTGCCACCAG GATACAAGCTTACTGGCGAGGTTACATGGCTCGTAAATGGTACAGAACTATCAAGAAAACCATCTGCCCAAAAGACAAAAGGCTGAGACGTCAGTTTTTCGAATCAAGG TTGCAGGAGTTGAATGACAGCTTTGTCCGATACTGTCACACCGACACGGAGGCTTTTCTGAGTGATATCGACCGCTCGCTGTCATCAAGCAGACGAGTGTTCCAGCAGCTGGAGAGAAAGAGCGTCTCCGAACCTCAGGAGAACGATTGGGACCGAATAAAGAGCCAG GTTATCCAGAGAGGTGTGTGGGACTGCCCCATTTGCCTGACTGCACTAAGCAACCTCAGCCTCCCGACAGTATCGGCGAGATCCAACCATCAACAGCGGAGACCAACCGTGCTCCTGTCCTGTTCCCACCTTTTCCACCAGCTCTGTCTTGAGGCCTTTGAGGCCTTCTCTGCAGATAGTAGACCTTTGTGTCCACTGTGCAGATCTGCGTACCACAAAAAACCTATCTAA
- the rnf32 gene encoding RING finger protein 32 isoform X2, which translates to MALRKNLKSNASSKLVITSAAFQDHIMRSLLHPDFSLSDPLRRHSRGKHPQVREGVEERDLQRRHEQEEREYVLDPAPPPLTLAQKLGLVASPRERLTEDEWTRVKERSVQQEESAQPCAICREEFQLQPQVLLSCSHVFHRACLQAFERFSGRKRCPLCRREPYETRVISDAARLFQHRCATRIQAYWRGYMARKWYRTIKKTICPKDKRLRRQFFESRELNDSFVRYCHTDTEAFLSDIDRSLSSSRRVFQQLERKSVSEPQENDWDRIKSQVIQRGVWDCPICLTALSNLSLPTVSARSNHQQRRPTVLLSCSHLFHQLCLEAFEAFSADSRPLCPLCRSAYHKKPI; encoded by the exons ATGGCATTGCGGAAG AACTTAAAATCCAATGCAAGCAGCAAATTGGTAATCACCTCAGCTGCTTTCCAAGACCACATAATGCGAAGCCTGCTGCATCCAGATTTCTCACTTTCTGACCCTTTGCGGAGACACAGTAGAGGCAAACATCCCCAGGTGAGAGAAGGAGTGGAAGAAAGGGATCTGCAAAGGCGACATGAGCAAGAAGAGAGAGAATACGTGCTTGACCCTGCTCCACCGCCGTTAACTTTAG ctCAAAAGTTAGGTTTGGTGGCCTCCCCTAGAGAAAGACTGACAGAGGATGAGTGGACCCGGGTCAAAGAAAGGTCCGTTCAGCAGGAGGAATCAGCTCAGCCCTGTGCAATATGCAGGGAGGAGTTTCAACTCCAGCCTCAG GTTTTGCTATCCTGCTCTCACGTTTTCCACCGAGCGTGTCTGCAGGCCTTTGAGAGGTTTTCTGGGCGGAAGCGCTGCCCGCTGTGCAGAAGGGAGCCATATGAAACACGTGTCATCAGCGATGCAGCTCGCCTTTTCCAACATCGGTGTGCCACCAG GATACAAGCTTACTGGCGAGGTTACATGGCTCGTAAATGGTACAGAACTATCAAGAAAACCATCTGCCCAAAAGACAAAAGGCTGAGACGTCAGTTTTTCGAATCAAGG GAGTTGAATGACAGCTTTGTCCGATACTGTCACACCGACACGGAGGCTTTTCTGAGTGATATCGACCGCTCGCTGTCATCAAGCAGACGAGTGTTCCAGCAGCTGGAGAGAAAGAGCGTCTCCGAACCTCAGGAGAACGATTGGGACCGAATAAAGAGCCAG GTTATCCAGAGAGGTGTGTGGGACTGCCCCATTTGCCTGACTGCACTAAGCAACCTCAGCCTCCCGACAGTATCGGCGAGATCCAACCATCAACAGCGGAGACCAACCGTGCTCCTGTCCTGTTCCCACCTTTTCCACCAGCTCTGTCTTGAGGCCTTTGAGGCCTTCTCTGCAGATAGTAGACCTTTGTGTCCACTGTGCAGATCTGCGTACCACAAAAAACCTATCTAA